AAAAAACTGGGAGATAAAAAGCTGTGCCAAGCTCACATAGCGATCAAGGGACAGAGTCAAGGTTGGACCTAGGCAGTTTGGCTATTAAAACCTATCCTCCTTCCAAGGCTGCCCCGGGTCAGCAGCCCAGCCAGCAGCACAGTCTCCATGGTGCTGAGGAAGAGCAGCAGCAACAGGATGGTGAAGAAGTAAACTGGTGGTGACAAGGCATGGGGAGATGATCAGAGGCTAGTCCCTGAGTCTCTGGTGCCCAGCCAGCTAAGCACCAGTGGGTGACCTGGGAGAAACAGGGCAGGCCAGGTGAGGGAGCAGGACTTACTGAGCAGGGTGTTGCAGAAGGAGGAGCTTGGCAGGGCCTGCACCAGGGAGGAGTGGAAGACCAGGTAGCTCAGCAGCAAGGTCACCTTGTAGGCAATGCGCTCGATGACCCGGAGGGGCAGCAGCCCCCCACACACGTCAGCCAACAGCAGCACCTCCGCAGGCACCAAGAGAGCAATGATGGACTTGAGTGCCATGTTCTTCAGGCTCAGCTGGAAGGGAAAAAAGCCAGGGCCTTCCAGGTAGAGGAGGGAGGTGGACAACAGGAGCATGGGATCCAGCTGCTAGCCCTGCCTCCTCATGCCCACCATCTCCAGCAGCCCTCTATCA
The sequence above is a segment of the Saimiri boliviensis isolate mSaiBol1 chromosome 2, mSaiBol1.pri, whole genome shotgun sequence genome. Coding sequences within it:
- the LOC120364001 gene encoding ligand-gated cation channel ZACN-like; this encodes MASGSRMRSADCLGSPSMGQFYLRVCPCQKPSEVSVTLGSSVLPPDLAEGSLPPSSQFCFPPSVMELEFQVHAVNEILSVKREYVVYDLKTQVPPQQLVPCFQVALSLKNMALKSIIALLVPAEVLLLADVCGGLLPLRVIERIAYKVTLLLSYLVFHSSLVQALPSSSFCNTLLIYFFTILLLLLFLSTMETVLLAGLLTRGSLGRRIGFNSQTA